From a single Lytechinus variegatus isolate NC3 chromosome 9, Lvar_3.0, whole genome shotgun sequence genomic region:
- the LOC121421956 gene encoding uncharacterized protein LOC121421956, which yields MDRQQYIDEAMKHLNNRSHYALLDSDPTCNFSLQIQSTLNDMKDNKHLSEKAHKYLSPTNAKPARFYLLPKIHKPVNPGRPILSDFLRKLNDIKDQIPETAIIGTLDVSSLYTNIPHDEGIKASCEALAASGHSSPPHFRYQISDVSCTNKKQLHFHGPALPTDIRHSNGYSDGSFIRLSLHDQAGTADVRFSPCRPWIWWRYIDDIFFIWTREEDSLHTLIDHINSFLRTTKFTSDFSQQENHFLDVTVQKKPNGITTTLYTKPTDTHQYLHSSSCHPRHCKTGIAYSQALRPCCICSEDPDFSFHTRNLQKHLCARGHGARSVQLAINKVRSLPRSEVLKPKSDKKTTDRISLVTTFHPNLPPLRKILCDNHHILHTSDRLQQAVPDTSSSIPTPTESQGPHCSC from the exons ATGGACCGCCAGCAGTACATCGATGAAGCCATGAAACATCTCAATAATCGATCTCACTATGCACTCCTTGATTCTGACCCCACTTGTAATTTCTCCCTACAGATCCAATCGACACTGAATGACATGAAAGACAACAAGCATCTCTCCGAGAAGGCCCACAAATATCTCTCCCCTACTAATGCTAAACCTGCCCGCTTCTATCTCCTCCCCAAGATCCACAAACCTGTCAACCCTGGTCGACCCATCCTCTCAG ACTTTCTCAGGAAACTCAATGACATCAAAGACCAGATACCGGAGACTGCAATCATCGGCACTTTGGATGTTTCTTCACTGTACACCAATATTCCCCACGATGAAGGTATCAAAGCATCATGTGAAGCCTTGGCCGCCAGCGGCCATTCCAGTCCCCCCCATTTCCGATATCAAATCTCTGATGTCTCATGTACTAACAAAAAACAACTTCACTTTCATGGACCAGCACTACCTACAGATATTCGGCACAGCAATGGGTACTCGGATGGCTCCTTCATTCGCCTGTCTCTTCATGACCAAGCTGGAACAGCAGATGTTAGATTCAGCCCCTGTCGCCCTTGGATTTGGTGGCGTTACATCGACGACATTTTCTTCATCTGGACCAGGGAGGAAGATAGCCTCCACACATTAATTGACCACATCAATTCCTTCCTCAGGACCACCAAATTCACTTCTGATTTCTCCCAACAGGAAAACCACTTCCTTGATGTAACAGTCCAGAAAAAGCCTAACGGTATCACCACCACCCTGTACACTAAACCCACAGATACCCACCAGTACCTCCACTCATCCAGCTGCCACCCTCGTCACTGCAAAACCGGCATCGCTTACAGTCAAGCCCTCAGACCTTGCTGCATCTGCTCCGAGGACCCTGATTTCTCCTTCCATACCAGGAATTTACAGAAACATCTCTGTGCCAGGGGCCACGGGGCCAGGTCAGTTCAGCTGGCAATCAACAAAGTTCGTTCTCTCCCCAGATCTGAAGTTCTCAAACCTAAAAGTGACAAGAAGACTACCGACAGAATATCGCTTGTGACCACCTTCCATCCCAATCTACCCCCTCTCCGCAAAATCCTGTGTGATAACCACCACATTTTACACACTTCTGATCGTCTCCAACAGGCCGTTCCCGATACATCTTCTAGCATACCGACGCCCACCGAATCTCAGGGACCTCATTGTTCGTGCTGA